Proteins encoded by one window of Danaus plexippus chromosome Z, MEX_DaPlex, whole genome shotgun sequence:
- the LOC116777739 gene encoding major facilitator superfamily domain-containing protein 6 → MNINKKLLPMKGHFFLFNAGTAPVVPYLSTYARQLGFSSATVGLIYTVLPIFGLIAKPLFGVIADRFKIQKSIFILFQVVTIVSFLAIYFIPETGMKTSVELDCGNGVTFLRSCYESNSQVDMCKVTVLENKNETAVCKMKCDMTSPKMWQTVCEHWHIPQYCYSDSKNIEYLTHISNIKIKDQCLNMASNNVTLDGYTFTPHCRVGMGFVDINEPCTLSCKNEMLSKLIGDNKPNMTCVDNMMNFRLCTNNSLPVSDEFDECRASCDLDPSTPWKLMEICEGWEADVTSACQPTNSHFPDTLEFNGTILLSSTITEHQCVYIQLNHIQMPDGSIHYPNCIYKSQYQVEANLFHASCEIECDNEMVNELFSTSDVKQSEYSLQFWLFFLMMIISWVGQAVVVTFADAICFGLLDTKISRYGKQRLWGSVGFGIISLVTGTLIDVFSSGAYKDYTIAFVLMTVFMFGDVVVSCFLQVESTKMSVNILADVGSLLTSLPTFVFLIWTISVGLCTGLIWNFLFWHIEDISGLNCEVEYVKTLQGLVSAIQTFGGEIPFMFVSGYLLKKIGHINAMTLVLFALGLRFILYSILTNPWWILPIEMFQGITFGMFYPTMTSYANVVSPPGTETTVQGLVGAVFEGVGVSLGSFIGGRLYEIHGGWNTFQWFGIFAFIACAIHATVQYLMRDRYTHVNQGYTSVIRFGHSPDAVFMLEDMDEGR, encoded by the exons ATGAATATCAATAAGAAGCTGTTGCCTATGAAAGgacatttctttttgtttaatgCTG GTACTGCACCTGTTGTACCATATCTGTCCACATATGCCAGGCAACTAGGTTTTTCATCTGCTACAGTCGGATTAATATATACAGTCCTTCCAATATTTGGTCTGATTGCAAAACCACTTTTCGGTGTTATTGCTGACAG atttaaaatacaaaaatcaatcttcatattatttcaagTAGTGACGATTGTAAGTTTTCTTGCCATTTATTTTATCCCAGAAACTGGGATGAAGACATCTGTTGAATTGGACTGTGGGAATGGTGTCACATTTCTGAGAAGTTGCTATGAATCAAATTCACAAGTAGATATGTGTAAGGTTACAGTGTTGGAGAACAAAAATGAGACTGCCGTTTGTAAG ATGAAATGTGACATGACTTCACCAAAAATGTGGCAGACTGTGTGTGAGCACTGGCATATACCTCAATATTGCTACAGCGATTCTAAAAACATTGAGTACTTAACACACAtaagcaatattaaaattaaagaccAGTGTCTAAACATGGCTTCAAATAATGTCACACTTGATG GTTACACCTTCACCCCACACTGTCGTGTCGGAATGGGTTTTGTTGATATCAATGAGCCTTGTACACTAAGTTGTAAGAACGAGATGTTATCAAAACTCATTGGTGATAACAAACCAAACATGACCTGTGTTGATAATATGATGAATTTTAGACTGTGCACCAATAATAGTTTGCCAGTTAGTGACGAATTTGATGAGTGTAGA GCCTCCTGTGATCTAGATCCATCAACACCATGGAAATTAATGGAAATTTGTGAAGGTTGGGAGGCAGATGTCACAAGCGCCTGCCAGCCAACAAACAGTCACTTCCCAGATACACTTGAGTTCAACGGAACTATACTCCTTTCATCCACAATCACTGAACATCAGTGCGTCTATATACAGCTCAATCATATACAGATGCCTGacg GATCAATACATTACCCCAATTGTATCTACAAGAGTCAATACCAGGTCGAAGCGAACCTTTTCCACGCCTCCTGTGAGATAGAATGTGACAACGAAATG GTGAACGAGTTGTTTTCAACATCAGACGTCAAGCAGAGCGAATACTCGCTGCAGTTTTGGTTGTTCTTCCTTATGATGATCATAAGCTGGGTCGGTCAGGCTGTTGTGGTGACCTTCGCTGACGCAATTTGCTTTGGATTGCTTG ATACTAAGATCTCTCGCTACGGCAAGCAACGCCTCTGGGGTTCCGTTGGCTTCGGTATAATATCCCTAGTCACGGGAACACTAATAGATGTGTTCAGCAGCGGCGCTTACAAAGACTACACCATCGCGTTCGTTCTCATGACCGTATTTATGTTCGGTGATGTCGTTGTGTCCTGCTTCCTACAG gtGGAGTCAACAAAGATGTCGGTGAACATTTTAGCAGACGTGGGTTCATTGTTGACATCGCTACCAACATTTGTGTTTCTGATATGGACTATATCAGTCGGTCTGTGTACGGGCTTGATATGGAACTTCCTGTTTTGGCATATCGAAGACATATCAGGGTTGAACTGTGAAGTTGAATATGTTAAGACGTTACAGGGACTGGTTAGTGCCATACAAACATTTGGTGGAGAGATACCATTTATGTTCGTGTCAG gataTCTTCTGAAGAAAATCGGTCACATAAACGCCATGACGCTCGTGCTATTCGCTTTAGGCCTTCGTTTCATCCTATATTCCATACTGACCAACCCTTGGTGGATACTTCCTATAGAGATGTTCCAAGGCATCACATTTGGGATGTTCTATCCCACGATGACGTCATACGCGAACGTTGTATCACCTCCCGGCACAGAAACTACAGTACAA GGTCTAGTAGGAGCAGTCTTCGAGGGTGTTGGTGTATCTCTTGGTAGCTTCATCGGGGGTCGACTCTATGAAATTCATGGGGGTTGGAACACTTTCCAATGGTTTGGAATTTTCGCATTCATAGCATGCGCCATTCATGCTACAGTTCAGTACTTAATGAGGGACAGATACACACACGTCAATCAAG GCTATACGTCAGTTATAAGATTCGGTCATTCACCCGATGCTGTATTTATGTTGGAAGATATGGATGAAGGAcgttaa